A segment of the Leptolyngbya sp. NIES-3755 genome:
TAATGTCGAACAATTGATCGATGAGACTTCCGAATTTCTCAGTCAAGTTCAAACGATCGGAGCCGATCGAGTTTCCCAAATCGTGATGATCCCATCCGACTCAGACGATCGCATTTTTCTCCATCCACCAATCATCCAGAAGATCGAACCTTCGGCTTGAATCAATCGATATCTGAAACTTGCAATACTGGTCGTTCGTCTCTAAATTCATCACACTAGATGTATCTGCCGAATCTTCAAAGAATTTGTCGATCGAGTCCGATTAACTTTCTGTAATGATATATTCGGTGGCATCTCCGTTCATCCTCACTCAATCTCCGCCCATGTCTCGTCTTCGTCGATCGCTGTTCCTTCTCCCTGCCATTGCTGCCACGGTTCTCGCCACTGGTAGTCATTCGATCGCTCAAGCGCCCGCTGCTTCTCCTCTGACCCTCAGAGCGAATACCACTGAAGCCAATGCCCGAACTGGAGTCGTGGTCGCGAAAGGCAACGTTCAGATCAACTATCCTGCCCGTCAAATCCAGGCGACTTCCGCCCAAGCGATCTACTACAGCAACGAGCGGCGAATCGTTCTATCGGGTGATGTCTACGTCCTGCAACAAGGCAATAGTTTACGAGGAGAAACGATCACTTATTTGGTCGATGAAGGGCGGTTTGTCGCGCTCCCACAGCCGAATAAACAGGTCGAAGCAATTTATCTGATCGAAGCGCCACCTGCGCCGACGACTCCCACACCCGCAAATCCGGCTCCCTTTAGTCCGAGACCTCAGTTGCAGCAATCGACCAATCGCTAGTTACGTCCCCTCTTTATCTCGTACAGGTTCCAGGAGCGGGTTTTGAGAATTGTTCTAGAAAACATCCACAAATCGTTTGGCGATCGCCAAATTGTAAATCGCGTCAGTTTATCCGTTTCTCAAGGTGAAGTGGTTGGGCTTTTGGGTCCGAATGGAGCCGGAAAAACGACGACATTTTACATCGCAACTGGACTGGAAAAGCCGGATAGCGGTAAGGTTCTGCTGAACGATAAGGATGTGACTCATCTCCCGATCAATAAACGCGCTCATCTTGGAATTGGATATTTGGCACAAGAGGCAAGTATCTTTCGGTATTTGACGGTTCGAGACAATATTCGATTGGTGTTGGAACAGACGAAGGTTCCGAGATGGCAATGGAACGATCGATTAAATAGCTTGCTCAAAGAATTCCGACTGGAAAAAGTGGCTTCGAGTTTAGGAATTCAAGTGTCTGGGGGAGAACGGCGGCGGACTGAATTGGCTCGTGCGCTGGCAACTGGAGTCGATGGACCGAAATTTCTCTTTCTGGATGAACCGTTTGCAGGCGTAGACCCGATCGCGGTTGCGGAAATTCAAAGCATTATTGCTCAACTGCGCGATCGACACATGGGCATTCTGATTACCGATCACAATGTTCGAGAAACCTTGGCAATTATCGATCGAGCCTACATCATGCGCGATGGTCAGATTCTTGCCTCTGGGAGCGCCCAAGAGCTTTACAACAATCCCTTAGTCCGTCAGTATTATCTCGGAGATAACTTTCAGCCCTAAATCATGTCTTTAGTCTCCTCGCCCCCACGATCGCTGATTTCAGTCCTCGATCGCTATATTGCGTCTCAGTTGACGAGTCCGTTTATCTTCGGAGTTGCGGCATTTTCATCGATTTTGGTATCGGTTGGAGCCGTATTTGAACTGATTCGGCAAATGACTGAACTCGGATTGCCGTTGGATGTGGCGGGTCGAGTTCTATTGCTACGAATGCCAGAATTTGTGGCGCTGTCGTTTCCGATGGCGACTCTGCTTTCGACCCTGATCGTGTACAGCCGTTTATCGACGGATAGTGAATTGATTGCGCTACGGAGTGCAGGCATTAGTGTTTATCGATTGATTGCACCTGCGATCGTGCTCAGTATTTTCGTGTCGGTGATGACATTTGCGTTTAATGAAGCGATCGTTCCTGCGGCAAAATTTCAAGCGGGTGTAACGCTGGAACAAGCCCTGAAACAGGAAAAGCCGAAATTCGATGAGAAAAATATTGTGTTTCAGCAGTATCGCGACGTGAAGCAACCGAATGGAACGACCCAGCAAACGCTCGATCGAATCTTCTACGCGCAACGATTTGACGGCACTCGGATGAAAGAATTGACGGTGCTAGATTTTTCTCAAGAAGGTGTGAATCAGATTATCACCGCAAATTCAGCCCAGTGGAATTATGAAGCGCAAACCTGGGATTTTTTTGACGGCACGATTTATCTGGTGAATCCAAATGGTTCTTATCGGAACATTTTGAAATTCGAGCAACAACAGATCCAACTCCCCCGAACCCCGCTCGATCTTGCTGCGAATAAAACCGATTCGTCTGAAATGAATATCGCTGAAGTTCAGCAATATCTTCAACTGGTGAAACAAAGTGGAGATGAAAAACGGGCAAATCAGCTAAGAATGCGAATTCAGCAGAAAATTGCCTTTCCGTTTGTTTGCTTGGTCTTTGGTTTGGCGGGTGCAACTTTGGGAACTCGTCCTCGACGGGGCGGAAAAGGAGCCAGCTTTGCTATCAGTATCTTGATCATTTTTACCTATTACTTACTGTCGTTCGTTTGTGATGCGTTCGGACGATTGGAGATTTTCACACCCATTCTTGCCGCTTGGTTGCCAACTGTGGTCGGGATGAGTGCGGTAAGTTGGCTATTAGTACGCGCTGCACGTTAAGGAATGGAAAAACCGCTCTTTCTTCGCAATCTTTGGTATTACGCGATTCCTGGAGGACAACTGAAACCAGGACAAACGATCGCGAAAATTCTCTTAAATGAACCGATTTTATTTGGCAAAACTCGATCGGGTAAAGTGTTCGCCCTTCGAGATATTTGCCCACATCGTGCTGTTCCTCTAAGCTGTGGACGATTCGATGGCACTGAAGTGGAATGTGCCTATCATGGTTGGCGGTTTGATCAAGCTGGACAATGTACGACGATTCCAGCTTTGACTGAGGATCAGGAACTCGATTTTTCTCGGTTTCGAGTGCGATCGTATCCCGTGCGCGAGCTTCAAGGAAACATTTGGATCTTCATGGGCGAGGATGAGAAATCACTGCCTGAAGATGAGCCGCCTAGCGTTCCAGGATTTGACGATCGTGCTTATCAAGCTGTGGTCGTGATGAATTTTCCCGCATATCTCGATCATGCGGTGACGGGATTAATGGACCCGGCACACGTTCCATTTGTTCACCGATCGTGGTGGTGGCGGGCTGATCCGAACTTGGAAGAAGAAGTAAAAACCTTTGATCCATCGCTATTCGGGTTCACGATGCGGCGACACAAATTAGAGCGATCGACGTTTCTCTACGATTTAGTCGGTGGCGATCCAGAAGTCGAGATTTCTTTTCAGCTTCCCGGTGTCCGATTCGAGCAAGTGATTACGAGACAGCATCGGGTTTGTAATTTAACGACGATGACTCCGCTTTCTGATACCGAAACAGAAGTGACGACGCTATTTTATTCAACAATTCCTTGGTTCAATGTGTTGAAGCCGTTTCTTGTTCCTGCGACTCGAACTTTTTTGAATCAAGATCGGGAAATGGTGATCAAACAGCAAATTGGGCTGAAATATAATCCGGGTTTAATGTTGATCAAAGATGCCGATACTCAGGCGCGATGGTATTACCAATTGAAGGCGGAATTTCTGCGATCGCAAATGGAACATCGATCGTTTGTAAATCCGGTGAAAGAACAAACGCTTCGATGGCGCAGTTAGCCTAGAGATGAAATATTCGATCGCGAGATAGATTCGCTTAAACAGTGTGATCCGATACGATTCGTCGTGTTGTTCCATGTATCACCGCAATGATCGTTAATGCAACCCAAAACGGTTGGCAAGTCATTTACCATCGTGCCCATGCTCTTCTTGCGGCTCAAATCGCTGGACAATGGCGCAGACAAGATGCTCCTCCTCGTTTGTATGAAACAGTCGCGGCAATCTCTCACCATGACGACTTAGAGCGTGAATGGGAAGAGAATAACTTAAACAAAGCAGGCGCACCGAAAGACTTTACACAAGATACGGATCAAGAAACGGACTATCACAGCTTAAGAAAGCACATTGAAGGTTCGCTCTATCGCGGTCGCTGGGTCGCATTGTTAGTTTCGATTCACTTGTATCGCTTGAATTCAGCGAAGAGTGGAACGCCTGGAGCAGATGAATTTTTGCAAGAGCAGTTAGAAAATCAGAAGCGGTGGCGCGAAGATTTAGGCATTTCGGAAGAAGAAGCGATGCAAGCTTATGACTTTTTGCAATGGTGCGATCGCTGTTCTTTGATCCTTTGCCAGCAAGAACTTCCAGCCGATGAACGTCGCTTAGAAATTAGCAAAGCTCACGATGGTCAAGACTATGACATCAAACAGCTTGAAAACGGATTAGTAACAGTTACACCCTGGTGTTTTCAAGATGACAAATTCACCGTAAATGTCGAGACAACAGTGCTAACTCAAGTCAAATTTGAGAGCAATGCTGAACTCACAGAAGCACTCAAGAATGCACCCCGTAAGCTTTTAGAATGGACGTTTGTAAAAGATGCCGCCTGAGATTGCTGAACTATTAGAAACTGGATCGGCTCATGCACTTCCTGAATTGATGAGCGCGATCGCCGAATATTTGAAGTGCGATCGCTGTTTCCTCTATTTGCGTGATCCAAGTACTAAACTGGGTCGAGTTCCATTTTGCTGGACTCGCAATGATGATGTTCCAACTGTTTACGACGAAGATTGGAAGCCTGAACCAGAATCATTGCCCGCTGAAGATCCAATGTTTGCGGCGGCACTCGCAACTAAGCCTTCGATCTTTGTTGAAGATGTGACGACTGCGGGTTCTGACGTTTTGAATGCAGAATTTGAGCGGGAGAACTTTGGACATCGAGCATTGATCCACGGGCATCTTTGTCAGGCAAATCAGCTTTGGGGCGTACTACAGCCTTGCATGATGAATCAGCCGAGACAGTGGAGCGACGAAGAACGATCGACATTCAACCAAATTACAGAGAAGATTACGCCGATCGTTGTCCACTATATCGAACAGCAAGCGAAAAATCCCCCACAAGAATGAGGCACAGAGTACCAATAGTCGTGTTTATTACATTTGATAATGTTGCCTCACTTTGCCTATCTGTAGGTGGATTGCATGAACCACTCCCCTTTCACACGTTCCCGCACTGTCGATCGCATTCTTGTGGTTGATGACACACCCGATAACTGTTTGCTAATTCAGGCAATTTTGCAGGATGAAGGCTATCAGGTTGAACTCGCGGATAGTGGCAAAGAAGCATTACGGACGATTGAACAGTCGCCACCGGATTTGGTGTTGCTGGATGTCATGATGCCGGGAATGGACGGTTATGAGGTGACTCGGCGAATTCGCGCCAATCCTTCACTGCCGTTTATGCCGATTTTGCTCACGACTGCGTATGATCAGCCGAGTGTCGCTCAAGGCTTAGATACGGGTGCAGATGATTTTATTCGGAAGCCTGTTCATTTTGATGAGTTGTTGGCGCGAGTTCGAGCATTGTTGCGTCTGAAGCACAGTGTGGATGAGCGCGATCAGATTGCTCGTCAGCGTGAGGACTTTGTTTCTCGATTAACGCATGACTTGAGAACGCCATTAGTTGCTGCCGATCGCATGTTAAATCTGATGTCTCAAGGGGCATTGGGTGAACTCTCCGATGATGTGCAAGATGCGATCGCAACGATGATTCGCAGTAATGCTAACTTGCTGACCATGGTGAATACCTTGTTAGAGGTGTATCGCTACGAAGCAGGGCGGAAAACATTAGTCTTTTCTCCGGTGAACTTAGCGGAACTGGCTCAGGAAGTTGTGAAAGAACTTTCACCTTTAGCGATCGATAAAAATCTCAATTTAAATTTGGAGTTGAATGAAGGGGAAGATTACATCGCAAAAGGCGATCGATTAGAGCTTTATCGAGTGATGACTAATTTAGTTGGAAACGCGATTAAATTTACCGATGAAGGCTCTGTTACCGTTCGATTAATTCGAGTTGATACGGGCTTGGTTCCTGCAATTAAGTTAGAAGTTCAAGATACCGGACCTGGAATTTCAGATAGCGATCGAGCGACTTTATTTGAGAGCTTTATTCCAGGTAAACACAAGCGATCGGGTAGCGGTTTAGGACTGCATTTGACTCGTCGAATTGTGGAAGCTCACAACGGTCGCATCAATCTCACAACGGAAGTCGGTAAAGGCAGTACGTTTACTGTTTATTTGCCAACTCACTAAGACGATCGCGATCCACGTTTTGCCAAAACCCAGCCTTCAAAAATATCTTCTATCTGATAGTTAAGGTCAGGCATTTTGGCAAGATTTGGATCGATCCAGGCATATTCTGTATTCGGCAAAATCTTGGGATTCCCGATATATTGACCGATTTTTGGAGTGTAGAAATTCAGTAACAAATAACGTTTACGATCGTCACGACTCATCAACTCTTCATTCACAATAAAACTCACAGGCTGAGCTTTCAGAATTGCCTGAATGGTTGGCATTTGAATAAATCGTTTGAGTTGCGGATCGTAGTCTCCCCACAATCCAGTCACGTGCAAAGTCGCGATCGCAAACCAAGAAGTCAGCAACCAAGCCGCAGTCCAAAATTTCGCAGATTGAGCAAGAGAGATTCGATTGCGTAACACCCAAATCACAGGCAAGCTAAACCAGCCTAATCCAACCGTTAAGACCACAAGCGCGATCGATAAAAGCGTTTCACCTCGTAACGAATCTCCAATTAGTTCAGCCACTCTCACCCGCTGATTGACGATCGCCAGAAAAAACATTGCGATCGCACCCATCAAAAGATTCAACCCGATGAAAAATCCGGCTCGCTTACGATTCTTATATAAATATTCGAGATGAGAAAGTGCGATCGCTGCAAGTAATCCTGCAAACGGCATTAATTGAAGTGGATAATAATGCGTTCGCGTTCCAAAAATACTTAATTCAACAAATAAGACAACTGGAAAACCAATGAGTAAGAAACGTCTTTGAGTTGATTTTAATAACGATCGAATCTCTGGATTGCGAAATGCTAACCACAATCCACCTAGTGAAAAGAAGATCCAAGGAAATCCATTTGCAGGAATATTCCAGAAATAATAAAACTGATTCGCACCTTGATACGTTTGTCCACCGAGATGAAATAGTTTTCCAAACAGTTCTTGAAGTCGATAAGCTCCATCTCTTTCAACCGCTGCCCAAAGCCATCCGATCGGTAACATCAATCCCGTTGTTAGTCCTACATATAACCAAGGATCGAGTAAATGACGATGGCGGCGATGTTGAGCGATTAGATAAGGTAATAGTGCGATCGCTGCGGGAATGATCATGAATCCTTTAATCATGAACCCCCAACCAAACATCGAACCCGCCACAAATCGCCAAGGTCGGACAGACGATTCAGCCAGCAACAACGCCCAGATTGCAATCAATTCGACACAAACAAGCGCCATATCTTGAGTTGCTAATCGTCCGTATTGTGCGACTAACGGAATCACACTAAAGATCGCCGCTCCCATCCAAGCCATTCGCGGAGTCGTCAGCCGAACCCCGATCACATAAGTCAACAGAACACTCAAAATAAACGCGATCGCACTCGGTAATCGAGCAGAATCTTCACCGATTCCAAACAGTAAAAACGATCCTGCAATCAGCCATTGAATTCCAATTGTTCGATCGAATACGGGTGTTCCTCCG
Coding sequences within it:
- a CDS encoding hypothetical protein (hypothetical protein slr0250;~similar to AA sequence:cyanobase_aa:LBDG_02850) gives rise to the protein MIYSVASPFILTQSPPMSRLRRSLFLLPAIAATVLATGSHSIAQAPAASPLTLRANTTEANARTGVVVAKGNVQINYPARQIQATSAQAIYYSNERRIVLSGDVYVLQQGNSLRGETITYLVDEGRFVALPQPNKQVEAIYLIEAPPAPTTPTPANPAPFSPRPQLQQSTNR
- a CDS encoding GAF domain protein (similar to AA sequence:cyanobase_aa:LBDG_29770); protein product: MPPEIAELLETGSAHALPELMSAIAEYLKCDRCFLYLRDPSTKLGRVPFCWTRNDDVPTVYDEDWKPEPESLPAEDPMFAAALATKPSIFVEDVTTAGSDVLNAEFERENFGHRALIHGHLCQANQLWGVLQPCMMNQPRQWSDEERSTFNQITEKITPIVVHYIEQQAKNPPQE
- a CDS encoding hypothetical protein (similar to AA sequence:cyanobase_aa:LBDG_29780); protein product: MIVNATQNGWQVIYHRAHALLAAQIAGQWRRQDAPPRLYETVAAISHHDDLEREWEENNLNKAGAPKDFTQDTDQETDYHSLRKHIEGSLYRGRWVALLVSIHLYRLNSAKSGTPGADEFLQEQLENQKRWREDLGISEEEAMQAYDFLQWCDRCSLILCQQELPADERRLEISKAHDGQDYDIKQLENGLVTVTPWCFQDDKFTVNVETTVLTQVKFESNAELTEALKNAPRKLLEWTFVKDAA
- a CDS encoding sulfate-transporting atpase (similar to AA sequence:cyanobase_aa:LBDG_02840) — encoded protein: MRIVLENIHKSFGDRQIVNRVSLSVSQGEVVGLLGPNGAGKTTTFYIATGLEKPDSGKVLLNDKDVTHLPINKRAHLGIGYLAQEASIFRYLTVRDNIRLVLEQTKVPRWQWNDRLNSLLKEFRLEKVASSLGIQVSGGERRRTELARALATGVDGPKFLFLDEPFAGVDPIAVAEIQSIIAQLRDRHMGILITDHNVRETLAIIDRAYIMRDGQILASGSAQELYNNPLVRQYYLGDNFQP
- a CDS encoding Rieske [2Fe-2S] domain-containing protein (similar to AA sequence:cyanobase_aa:LBDG_02820); protein product: MEKPLFLRNLWYYAIPGGQLKPGQTIAKILLNEPILFGKTRSGKVFALRDICPHRAVPLSCGRFDGTEVECAYHGWRFDQAGQCTTIPALTEDQELDFSRFRVRSYPVRELQGNIWIFMGEDEKSLPEDEPPSVPGFDDRAYQAVVVMNFPAYLDHAVTGLMDPAHVPFVHRSWWWRADPNLEEEVKTFDPSLFGFTMRRHKLERSTFLYDLVGGDPEVEISFQLPGVRFEQVITRQHRVCNLTTMTPLSDTETEVTTLFYSTIPWFNVLKPFLVPATRTFLNQDREMVIKQQIGLKYNPGLMLIKDADTQARWYYQLKAEFLRSQMEHRSFVNPVKEQTLRWRS
- a CDS encoding sensor protein (similar to AA sequence:cyanobase_aa:LBDG_29760), which encodes MNHSPFTRSRTVDRILVVDDTPDNCLLIQAILQDEGYQVELADSGKEALRTIEQSPPDLVLLDVMMPGMDGYEVTRRIRANPSLPFMPILLTTAYDQPSVAQGLDTGADDFIRKPVHFDELLARVRALLRLKHSVDERDQIARQREDFVSRLTHDLRTPLVAADRMLNLMSQGALGELSDDVQDAIATMIRSNANLLTMVNTLLEVYRYEAGRKTLVFSPVNLAELAQEVVKELSPLAIDKNLNLNLELNEGEDYIAKGDRLELYRVMTNLVGNAIKFTDEGSVTVRLIRVDTGLVPAIKLEVQDTGPGISDSDRATLFESFIPGKHKRSGSGLGLHLTRRIVEAHNGRINLTTEVGKGSTFTVYLPTH
- a CDS encoding glycosyl transferase, family 39 (similar to AA sequence:cyanobase_aa:LBDG_03930), with amino-acid sequence MEGSAVNWKRFLPYFTLLLWALPIVLIRNSQQSLMAHDEGIYAAQAKTILSTGDWITPQWGGGTPVFDRTIGIQWLIAGSFLLFGIGEDSARLPSAIAFILSVLLTYVIGVRLTTPRMAWMGAAIFSVIPLVAQYGRLATQDMALVCVELIAIWALLLAESSVRPWRFVAGSMFGWGFMIKGFMIIPAAIALLPYLIAQHRRHRHLLDPWLYVGLTTGLMLPIGWLWAAVERDGAYRLQELFGKLFHLGGQTYQGANQFYYFWNIPANGFPWIFFSLGGLWLAFRNPEIRSLLKSTQRRFLLIGFPVVLFVELSIFGTRTHYYPLQLMPFAGLLAAIALSHLEYLYKNRKRAGFFIGLNLLMGAIAMFFLAIVNQRVRVAELIGDSLRGETLLSIALVVLTVGLGWFSLPVIWVLRNRISLAQSAKFWTAAWLLTSWFAIATLHVTGLWGDYDPQLKRFIQMPTIQAILKAQPVSFIVNEELMSRDDRKRYLLLNFYTPKIGQYIGNPKILPNTEYAWIDPNLAKMPDLNYQIEDIFEGWVLAKRGSRSS
- a CDS encoding putative permease (similar to AA sequence:cyanobase_aa:LBDG_02830); the protein is MSLVSSPPRSLISVLDRYIASQLTSPFIFGVAAFSSILVSVGAVFELIRQMTELGLPLDVAGRVLLLRMPEFVALSFPMATLLSTLIVYSRLSTDSELIALRSAGISVYRLIAPAIVLSIFVSVMTFAFNEAIVPAAKFQAGVTLEQALKQEKPKFDEKNIVFQQYRDVKQPNGTTQQTLDRIFYAQRFDGTRMKELTVLDFSQEGVNQIITANSAQWNYEAQTWDFFDGTIYLVNPNGSYRNILKFEQQQIQLPRTPLDLAANKTDSSEMNIAEVQQYLQLVKQSGDEKRANQLRMRIQQKIAFPFVCLVFGLAGATLGTRPRRGGKGASFAISILIIFTYYLLSFVCDAFGRLEIFTPILAAWLPTVVGMSAVSWLLVRAAR